AATTTTGGAGGCTTTGATTCAATCTTTGAAGAGTTTTTTGGTGGATCAAGATCTCATTCAAAACAAAACTCTAACTATCCTTATCCAGGAGAGTCTTATTCTACACAAGTTAAAATTAGTTTTTTAGATTCAGTTCATGGAAGAGTCATTAGCCAAAAATTAGATAAATATAAAGATTGTGAAAGTTGTAATGGAACTGGAGCTCGTTCAAAAAGTGATATTAAAACTTGTTCAACATGTAATGGTAGAGGTAGTGTTGAAAAGCTTGTCAATTCCTTATTTGGTAAAATTAAAAAATCTGTTACATGTTCTACATGTAATGGTTTAGGTCAAGAAATTACTCATAAATGTCCAAGCTGTAAAGGTGCTAAAAAAATTAAAGAATCTATTAGTCAAAAAATTTCAATTCCAGCTGGAGTTATTAGCGGTCAAGAGGTTCTTTTAAGAGGTTTTGGAGGACCTGGATTTAACGGCGGACCCAACGGTGATTTATACATTAGAGTTTATGTAACTGAACACCCTTATTATCAAAGAATTAACGATGACATTTACGTTGATTTTCCAATTTCAATAGTTAACTTAATTTTAGAAAAACCAGTTGTAGTTCCCACTCCATATGGAGATGAAAAAATAAAAATTAAATCAACCTTTAAAAATGATCAAATCATCACTTTTAAAGGTAAAGGCTTCAAAAGAAAAAACCGAGTTGGTGATTTAAAGATAAGACTAAAATTTGAAATCCCAAATTTTTCTTCAAAAGTCAAAAAAAACCTTGAATCACTTTTATCAGAGACTAACGATTCAATAAACGAAGATTTTGTTAAAAAGGTTAATAGCATAAAATAAAATTATTAGCTTGTTAAAATTAAAAAATAAGTGTAGCATTGGTTGGCGCTTATTTTTTTAATATAAAAAAAGTCTTACTTCTTTTTAGCAAGACTTTTTATATTTTAAATTAGTTATTTTTTTGTAACTTTGGTAATTGGCATCAAACTAAAAATAGAAGGTCATACCGGTTTTAATCCATCAACAAAAACAATTCTTACAGCATTAATATTTGCTTTTTTAATTTCAATTAAATCACGACGATAGTTGGAATCTTTTTTAAATACCTCTTGAGCTTTCTTTGGATAAATATTTAGATTTTTTCAAGGTCCATTTGCAGTTTCTCTATACTGAATTTTGTAAGCATCTTTTTTATAGTATCTGTCATCACCTTTT
The sequence above is a segment of the Mycoplasmopsis pulmonis genome. Coding sequences within it:
- the dnaJ gene encoding molecular chaperone DnaJ → MNKKEDYYKILGIDKSANEKEIKKAYRKLAMEHHPDRSSSKESEAKMREINEAYEVLSNPEKKAIYDKYGHEAANNPGFNGFNAGSAGFGNFGGFSNFGGFDSIFEEFFGGSRSHSKQNSNYPYPGESYSTQVKISFLDSVHGRVISQKLDKYKDCESCNGTGARSKSDIKTCSTCNGRGSVEKLVNSLFGKIKKSVTCSTCNGLGQEITHKCPSCKGAKKIKESISQKISIPAGVISGQEVLLRGFGGPGFNGGPNGDLYIRVYVTEHPYYQRINDDIYVDFPISIVNLILEKPVVVPTPYGDEKIKIKSTFKNDQIITFKGKGFKRKNRVGDLKIRLKFEIPNFSSKVKKNLESLLSETNDSINEDFVKKVNSIK